ATCTACGCTGGCGCTGGTGGCCGCCATGGATATGACCAACGGCGGGCTGTATGCCTCGATTATGCAGCAGTACGGCACCAAAGAAGAGGCCGGGGCGTTTGTCCTGATGTCGCTGGAGTCTGGCCCACTGATGACCATGGTGATACTGGGAACCGCCGGGATCGCATCGTTTGAACCGCACGTGTTTGTAGGGGCCGTATTACCGTTCCTGATTGGCTTTGCGCTGGGGAATCTGGACCCTGAGCTGCGCGAGTTCTTCAGCAAAGCGGTGCAGACGCTGATCCCTTTCTTTGCTTTCGCATTAGGTAACACCATTGATTTGAGCGTGATTGCGCAGACTGGCGTACTGGGTATTCTGCTGGGTGTCGCGGTGATTATCATCACCGGTATCCCCTTGATTATTGCCGATAAACTGATTGGCGGCGGCGATGGTACGGCGGGGATTGCGGCCTCCAGCTCCGCAGGTGCGGCGGTTGCCACGCCGGTGCTGATTGCGGAAATGGTTCCGGCATTTAAACCGATGGCACCGGCAGCAACTTCCCTCGTCGCCACGTCGGTGATTGTGACCTCAATTCTGGTGCCGATTATCACCTCCATCTGGTCGAAAAGGGTTAAAGCCAGGGCGGCGGAAATTGATATTCGCGGTACCGTGAAATAAGTCTCTTTTGCCGGATGGTCTGTACCATCCGGCTTAACGAGTTAACCTTCTACAACAAAGACTTCATCGATAGTTCGACATTCGCTCTCGTTCAACTCTCCCCCGGCATTGCGTGACACGCCGGTGCAATAGCCAAACTTACGCGACACCACGGTTTTGATGGTGGTGACAAAATCTTCGCCGATGGCATAGATGGACATGTAGGTGCCAATTTGGTCCTGAATATCGCGAAGCGCTGCCAGGTCGCCCTGCTTAAACGCTTCCCGCGCGCTGACAAACAGTTCCGGCATGACGTTGTTTAATCCTGAAATAATCCCCGCGCCGCCTGCCAGCAGGTTAGGAATGTAGTATTCGTCATAGCCGGACAGCACGGCAAAATCCTCCCGTACGGCGCGGGTGGTCTGAATCATACTGCGGGTATGGGACTGGCAGTCGACGGTATCTTTAATGCCAGCAAAATTCGGGAACTCGGCGGCGAGGGTGGCAACCAGCTCGGGCGTTAAATCGCAGCCGGTGCGTGCCGGAAAGTTATAGGCAAACCATTTACCGCTAAGTTTCTGCCCCAACTGACGGAAGTAGCTCAGCAGCTGTTTTGCCGTTTGCCCGTAGTAGTAAGGTGGCAGGATCATGACGGCGTCGTAACCGACGCGATACGCTTCCTGCGCCATCAACAGCACATCATTCTGGCAGGTGGATGAGACGTTGGCGACCATCTTCAGCGAGCTCATGGCGCGGGCTTCGCGGATCAGCAGCAGCCTTTCTTCGAGCGTAAAGGAGGCAAATTCTCCGATGCTGCCCATCAGCAAAATCACGTCGATTTTGGCCTCGGTTAGGCGTTTGAGATGCTGGCTCAGACCGTTAAGATCGATCTTGCCATCATTGTCCATTGGCGTAATGGAAGGACACCAGACGCCAGCAAATTGCGATTGACCAGTCACGTTGTCGACTCCTTATTTGAAATGATGTTTCAAAACCAGATTACATTGATAACATGTGTCCCTAACTTTCATGTGAACCGTGCTCTCATTTTGAGCGACTGGGGTAAAATAAATGTGGTGTAATGGGGGAAATTTATCGGGAGAGGGAACAGATGCGATATCCGGTCGATGTTTTTACTGGCAAGGTTCGGGACTACGCGGGAAGCCGTCCCAGCGCGATTGCTAAGGTCCAGGTTGACGGTGAGTTGATGCTGACCGAACTGGGGCTGACGGGTGATGAGCAGGCGGAAACAAAAATTCACGGCGGGCCGGATCGCGCGTTGTGCCATTATCCGCGTGAACACTATCAGCACTGGAGACAAGCGTTTTTGCAGCAGGCGGAGCAATTTGTCGCGCCCGCGTTTGGTGAGAATCTCTCTACGGAGGGGTTAACGGAAGAGAATGTCTTTATTGGCGATATTTTCCAGTGGGGAGACGCGCTGATTCAGGTTACGCAGCCGCGCTCGCCGTGCTTTAAGCTGAATTTCCATTTTGGCATCAGCGATATGGCCAGCCAGATGCAGGATGCAGGCAAGACAGGCTGGCTATGCAGCGTCATCGCTCCCGGTCAGGTGTCGGCAGACGCACCGTTGATCCTGGCGTCACGCGTCAGTGACGTCAGCGTGCGGGAGGCGATTGCGATTGCCTGGCATATGCCGTTTGATGACTCGCAGTATCATCGTCTACTGTCTGCTGCCGGGTTATCGAAAAGCTGGACCAGAACGATGCAAAAGCGTCGTTTAAGCGGCAAGATCGAAGACAATTCCCGCCGTTTGTGGGGAAAATAAACCCACCTTTATCTTGCAATTAAATCAGGTGGCAACACCTGATTTGCCTCTCTTGTGGTTGTTATCGCGGTGTACTAAAGCGTGTAAAAAACCTGCCTGTCCCGTCATGTTTTCAGGTCATTCTTGATACCTGGTCCACAAAAAGAAACTCTGCGTTGAAAAAAAACTTGAGTATTTCCGGCACTCAAATATCTTAGCTTCAAATTGGTTTAAACCAGATGGGCGAGATGAAAAAGAAAAACAATGTTGATGTGCTCAGGGAGCGCTTTGAAAACTGGTTAAACGAGAATAATTTGCCAGCCGGCTCCAAATTGCCTTCTGAGAGAGAGTTATGTGAGCTACTGGATGCCAAGCGCATGACCTTACGGCAGGTTCTGATTGAGCTTGAGATTGATGCGCGTATTTTCCGAAAGAACCGCAGTGGTTGGTTTATTTCATCGAAGCGATTTATTTATAACCCTAAATCACTTTCCAGCTTCAATGCCGAAGCCTGTGCTCAGGGGCGTAAACCTTTTTGGGATTATTTGACCAAAGAAACGATTGAGACGGTTCCACACCATGTTGATGATGTTTTTCTCTCCTCCGGCGATCGCTATTTAGTTACCGGCTGGTGTGGCCTTGATTCACATAAAGTGTTTTACCATGAGTCCTATATTGATGCTGATGTTGCACCAGGATTCATAAACAAACTTGGCAATCAGTCTTTTGCCAGCGTCTGGGAAGATGCGTTCGGTCATGTTTTAAATATCAAAGAAATGAT
The Citrobacter arsenatis DNA segment above includes these coding regions:
- a CDS encoding GntR family transcriptional regulator, yielding MKKKNNVDVLRERFENWLNENNLPAGSKLPSERELCELLDAKRMTLRQVLIELEIDARIFRKNRSGWFISSKRFIYNPKSLSSFNAEACAQGRKPFWDYLTKETIETVPHHVDDVFLSSGDRYLVTGWCGLDSHKVFYHESYIDADVAPGFINKLGNQSFASVWEDAFGHVLNIKEMIFKPINMPEVACKELGVAPNTYGILVEKHRATRDKKVVQVDFEYWRLESVELVIRDE
- a CDS encoding dihydrodipicolinate synthase family protein, whose protein sequence is MTGQSQFAGVWCPSITPMDNDGKIDLNGLSQHLKRLTEAKIDVILLMGSIGEFASFTLEERLLLIREARAMSSLKMVANVSSTCQNDVLLMAQEAYRVGYDAVMILPPYYYGQTAKQLLSYFRQLGQKLSGKWFAYNFPARTGCDLTPELVATLAAEFPNFAGIKDTVDCQSHTRSMIQTTRAVREDFAVLSGYDEYYIPNLLAGGAGIISGLNNVMPELFVSAREAFKQGDLAALRDIQDQIGTYMSIYAIGEDFVTTIKTVVSRKFGYCTGVSRNAGGELNESECRTIDEVFVVEG
- the kdgT gene encoding 2-keto-3-deoxygluconate transporter → MQIKRTIEKIPGGMMLVPLFLGALCHTFSPGAGKYFGSFTNGMITGTVPILAVWFFCMGASIKLSATGTVLRKSGTLVITKILVAWVVAAIASRILPEHGVEVGFFAGLSTLALVAAMDMTNGGLYASIMQQYGTKEEAGAFVLMSLESGPLMTMVILGTAGIASFEPHVFVGAVLPFLIGFALGNLDPELREFFSKAVQTLIPFFAFALGNTIDLSVIAQTGVLGILLGVAVIIITGIPLIIADKLIGGGDGTAGIAASSSAGAAVATPVLIAEMVPAFKPMAPAATSLVATSVIVTSILVPIITSIWSKRVKARAAEIDIRGTVK
- the yiiM gene encoding 6-hydroxyaminopurine reductase, with amino-acid sequence MRYPVDVFTGKVRDYAGSRPSAIAKVQVDGELMLTELGLTGDEQAETKIHGGPDRALCHYPREHYQHWRQAFLQQAEQFVAPAFGENLSTEGLTEENVFIGDIFQWGDALIQVTQPRSPCFKLNFHFGISDMASQMQDAGKTGWLCSVIAPGQVSADAPLILASRVSDVSVREAIAIAWHMPFDDSQYHRLLSAAGLSKSWTRTMQKRRLSGKIEDNSRRLWGK